The Oncorhynchus masou masou isolate Uvic2021 chromosome 31, UVic_Omas_1.1, whole genome shotgun sequence genome includes a region encoding these proteins:
- the LOC135523631 gene encoding NHP2-like protein 1 has translation MTEAEVNPKAYPLADATLSKTILDLVQQASNYKQLRKGANEATKTLNRGISEFIVMAADAEPLEIILHLPLLCEDKNVPYVFVRSKQALGRACGVSRPVIATSITIKEGSQLKPQIQSTQMAIERLLV, from the exons ATG ACTGAAGCCGAAGTGAATCCCAAGGCCTACCCCCTGGCCGACGCCACACTTTCCAAAACCATCCTGGACCTTGTGCAGCAAGCCTCCAACTACAAACAGTTGAGGAAAGGGGCCAATGAGG CCACCAAGACATTGAACCGTGGTATATCTGAGTTCATTGTGATGGCTGCTGATGCTGAGCCACTGGAGATCATCCTCCACCTGCCGCTGCTTTGCGAGGACAAGAACGTCCCCTACGTGTTTGTGCGTTCTAAGCAGGCCCTGGGGCGTGCCTGTGGGGTCTCCCGCCCCGTCATCGCCACCTCAATCACCATCAAGGAGGGATCTCAGCTGAAGCCCCAGATCCAGTCTACCCAGATGGCCATTGAGAGACTGCTGGTCTGA